TAATTCTTTTGCTTCTTCAGGAGATAACTTTGTAATAGGTTTTCCTTCATAACCAATTGATGCTAGACTAAAACCTCCATCAATCTCTTTTCCTGAAAGGAAATCATATAGTTCAGTATTATTAATAATATTCATTAAAGAATTTTGAGCATTGGTGTTTGCTTGAGATAGTTCAACACTCTTAATATTTAAAAATACTTTTATGCTTTCCATTGAAATTGATACATTAACAGCAGAATTATGAATTGAATTCTCTTTATATTCTCTATTTGTATCAATTTTTTGTTCACTTCTTTCAGAAGATAAACTTTTATTTGATTGAAGGTCATACTTATTGAAACTCTTTGAATTTAGTTCTACAGCTTCCATAATAAGCTCCTTTTAATAAATAAATTATATTGCCACATTTCTTAAAATTAGTTTAAACGTAACACTTCTTGTTATTTGAGAATTAAAAATTTAATTTGTTTTTTTTACATTTTAGTAAAAATAACCTATAATTGAAAAAATTAATTTGGTTATTTTAATATGAGTTTAAAAATATTTTTTCTTTCGACTTTTCTTATTTATAATCTATATGCTGAAAATAAAGCTTTTGAAATAGTTATATCTCCTAAAGATAAAACTATTTTAAAATATTATTATCATTTTGAAAATAAAGCTATTTGGATTCAAAATAATAATCAAATAAAAGATTTAGCTTTTGATTTAATTAACAAAATAAAACAAGATAAAATCTTAAAACCACAGATAAATAAGCTCTTTAAATTTGAGAAAATTGAAAACTTATTAGAACACAGAGACTATTTAACTAAAAATAGCCTAATTGAATTAGATATACTCTTAACAAAAACTTATCATGAATATATGACTTATTTAGCTAAAGGTGTTATAAATTGGCAAATATTTTTAGATGAATTAAAAAAGATTGAAGAAAAAGATGAGATAAAAGCTAAGTGGGCTAAATATGAAGTAAGAAAAAACTTTATTACCCTTCTAAGAAAAGCTATTGAAAAACAAGATATAAATCTTGCAATAAATGAAGTAAATTATACTTTTCCTTATGCAAAAGATTTAGAAAATGAAATAAAAAGATTAGAAGAAATCTCACAAAGTGGCGGATATATAACTATTCCTGAAACTAAAACTATACTAAAAAAAGGTAATTCTTATCCTCAAATCAGACAGATTAGGCAAAGATTATATCAAAGTAATGACTTAGATTCTATCTTTTGTGAAAGTGAAATAGAAAACTGCTTAGAGTATTATGATCAGACTCTTTTTAATGCTGTAATTAATTTTCAAAAAAGATATGGCCTTATAGCTGATGGAATAATTGGTGAAAAAACAATAGAAAAACTAAATACTCCTGTTGAAGAAAAGATTAAAACTGTTCGAATAAA
This sequence is a window from Halarcobacter bivalviorum. Protein-coding genes within it:
- a CDS encoding L,D-transpeptidase family protein; translation: MSLKIFFLSTFLIYNLYAENKAFEIVISPKDKTILKYYYHFENKAIWIQNNNQIKDLAFDLINKIKQDKILKPQINKLFKFEKIENLLEHRDYLTKNSLIELDILLTKTYHEYMTYLAKGVINWQIFLDELKKIEEKDEIKAKWAKYEVRKNFITLLRKAIEKQDINLAINEVNYTFPYAKDLENEIKRLEEISQSGGYITIPETKTILKKGNSYPQIRQIRQRLYQSNDLDSIFCESEIENCLEYYDQTLFNAVINFQKRYGLIADGIIGEKTIEKLNTPVEEKIKTVRINLERMRWLPRNLGNEFILINIPAYKLKFYEDKEVQLKMDIIVGKKRFPTPIFSHRMSEIIVNPYWKIPQTIVKKEIIPKLVKNSDYLENENINVHENWDTNSLKFDVSNVDWNMYLDNDLIGTPKEAPMRFIQTPGGTNPLGRIKFLFPNQYSVYLHDTPEKHYFTLNEKTLSHGCIRLERPFELFEKIIFKEDETSFEKNKSIKNLEEKDFKLSKKIPIHIVYLTAWVENNKLQFRDDIYDYDKIQSRLLF